One part of the Phoenix dactylifera cultivar Barhee BC4 chromosome 4, palm_55x_up_171113_PBpolish2nd_filt_p, whole genome shotgun sequence genome encodes these proteins:
- the LOC103717235 gene encoding CDP-diacylglycerol--glycerol-3-phosphate 3-phosphatidyltransferase 1, chloroplastic isoform X2, whose product MYAEKPRDTFLSSPPRWSSMAIFRTLRILIRNPNPTSRLSFHASELPFSSSTPSPHSLATFSPSTTSPALAVVPNPFSFVLRLTSSHPTLLSPLSRWVPFSGPLFLSSPPWKLSQSATPLYLRGKEAIFPKDLLKVRSFPIRLGFRSVGEVGRGVGDVIGWRQAPNVDGEIGRVGIGESFLNLPNLISLSRMVSGPLIGWMIMSEWYLPAFGGLVISGATDWLDGFLARKMGINSVIGSYLDPLADKVLIGCVAVAMVDKNLLHPGLVGLVVLRDIGLVSGAICKRASSLGWEWRSWSDFINVDATHREKMEPLFISKMTAGEYSFPIALSSHCSSSTRIW is encoded by the exons ATGTACGCGGAAAAACCCAGGGacacttttctttcttctcctccgcgATGGTCTTCAATGGCCATCTTCAGAACCCTAAGGATCCTCAtccgaaaccctaaccctacatCCCGCCTCTCCTTCCACGCCTCCGAgctccccttctcctcctccacgCCCTCTCCTCACTCTCTCGCCACCTTCTCTCCTTCTACTACCTCCCCCGCCCTCGCCGTCGTCCCCAACCCCTTTTCCTTCGTTCTGCGCCTCACCTCCTCGCACCCAACCCTCTTGTCCCCTCTTTCCCGATGGGTTCCGTTCTCTGGCCCGCTCTTCCTCTCCTCGCCGCCGTGGAAGCTCTCGCAGTCGGCTACCCCTCTGTATTTGCGCGGAAAAGAAGCGATCTTTCCAAAAGATTTGCTCAAAGTTCGGAGCTTCCCGATCAGATTAGGATTCAGGTCGGTAGGGGAGGTTGGGAGAGGTGTTGGGGATGTGATCGGATGGAGGCAAGCGCCGAACGTTGACGGAGAGATTGGGAGGGTGGGGATTGGTGAGAGCTTCCTAAATTTGCCGAATTTGATCTCCCTCAGTAGGATGGTGTCTGGCCCTTTGATTGGGTG GATGATTATGAGTGAGTGGTATCTTCCTGCTTTTGGTGGTTTGGTCATCTCGGGGGCAACTGATTGG TTGGATGGGTTCCTTGCAAGAAAGATGGGTATTAATTCAGTGATTGGATCATATCTTGATCCCCTTGCTGATAAG GTTTTAATTGGATGTGTTGCAGTAGCTATGGTGGATAAGAACCTTCTACATC CTGGGCTTGTTGGCCTAGTGGTGTTAAGAGACATTGGTCTTGTCAGTGGTGCAATTTGCAAGCGAGCTTCTAGCTTGGGGTGGGAG TGGAGGAGTTGGTCCGATTTTATCAACGTTGATGCAACTCATCGAGAGAAGATGGAGCCCCTCTTTATAAGCAAG ATGACTGCAGGTGAATACAGTTTTCCAATTGCTCTTAGTAGCCACTGCTCTTCTTCAACCAGAATTTGGTAG
- the LOC103717235 gene encoding CDP-diacylglycerol--glycerol-3-phosphate 3-phosphatidyltransferase 1, chloroplastic isoform X3: MYAEKPRDTFLSSPPRWSSMAIFRTLRILIRNPNPTSRLSFHASELPFSSSTPSPHSLATFSPSTTSPALAVVPNPFSFVLRLTSSHPTLLSPLSRWVPFSGPLFLSSPPWKLSQSATPLYLRGKEAIFPKDLLKVRSFPIRLGFRSVGEVGRGVGDVIGWRQAPNVDGEIGRVGIGESFLNLPNLISLSRMVSGPLIGWMIMSEWYLPAFGGLVISGATDWLDGFLARKMGINSVIGSYLDPLADKVLIGCVAVAMVDKNLLHPGLVGLVVLRDIGLVSGAICKRASSLGWEWRSWSDFINVDATHREKMEPLFISKLFGSFNNGCIFNSLWSTTSL, translated from the exons ATGTACGCGGAAAAACCCAGGGacacttttctttcttctcctccgcgATGGTCTTCAATGGCCATCTTCAGAACCCTAAGGATCCTCAtccgaaaccctaaccctacatCCCGCCTCTCCTTCCACGCCTCCGAgctccccttctcctcctccacgCCCTCTCCTCACTCTCTCGCCACCTTCTCTCCTTCTACTACCTCCCCCGCCCTCGCCGTCGTCCCCAACCCCTTTTCCTTCGTTCTGCGCCTCACCTCCTCGCACCCAACCCTCTTGTCCCCTCTTTCCCGATGGGTTCCGTTCTCTGGCCCGCTCTTCCTCTCCTCGCCGCCGTGGAAGCTCTCGCAGTCGGCTACCCCTCTGTATTTGCGCGGAAAAGAAGCGATCTTTCCAAAAGATTTGCTCAAAGTTCGGAGCTTCCCGATCAGATTAGGATTCAGGTCGGTAGGGGAGGTTGGGAGAGGTGTTGGGGATGTGATCGGATGGAGGCAAGCGCCGAACGTTGACGGAGAGATTGGGAGGGTGGGGATTGGTGAGAGCTTCCTAAATTTGCCGAATTTGATCTCCCTCAGTAGGATGGTGTCTGGCCCTTTGATTGGGTG GATGATTATGAGTGAGTGGTATCTTCCTGCTTTTGGTGGTTTGGTCATCTCGGGGGCAACTGATTGG TTGGATGGGTTCCTTGCAAGAAAGATGGGTATTAATTCAGTGATTGGATCATATCTTGATCCCCTTGCTGATAAG GTTTTAATTGGATGTGTTGCAGTAGCTATGGTGGATAAGAACCTTCTACATC CTGGGCTTGTTGGCCTAGTGGTGTTAAGAGACATTGGTCTTGTCAGTGGTGCAATTTGCAAGCGAGCTTCTAGCTTGGGGTGGGAG TGGAGGAGTTGGTCCGATTTTATCAACGTTGATGCAACTCATCGAGAGAAGATGGAGCCCCTCTTTATAAGCAAG TTGTTTGGTAGCTTCAACAACGGTTGCATCTTCAATAGCTTATGGAGCACAACATCTTTGTAA
- the LOC103717235 gene encoding CDP-diacylglycerol--glycerol-3-phosphate 3-phosphatidyltransferase 1, chloroplastic isoform X1 has protein sequence MYAEKPRDTFLSSPPRWSSMAIFRTLRILIRNPNPTSRLSFHASELPFSSSTPSPHSLATFSPSTTSPALAVVPNPFSFVLRLTSSHPTLLSPLSRWVPFSGPLFLSSPPWKLSQSATPLYLRGKEAIFPKDLLKVRSFPIRLGFRSVGEVGRGVGDVIGWRQAPNVDGEIGRVGIGESFLNLPNLISLSRMVSGPLIGWMIMSEWYLPAFGGLVISGATDWLDGFLARKMGINSVIGSYLDPLADKVLIGCVAVAMVDKNLLHPGLVGLVVLRDIGLVSGAICKRASSLGWEWRSWSDFINVDATHREKMEPLFISKVNTVFQLLLVATALLQPEFGSEETHLYITYLSCLVASTTVASSIAYGAQHLCKRSASATEKWCNRSSSKSL, from the exons ATGTACGCGGAAAAACCCAGGGacacttttctttcttctcctccgcgATGGTCTTCAATGGCCATCTTCAGAACCCTAAGGATCCTCAtccgaaaccctaaccctacatCCCGCCTCTCCTTCCACGCCTCCGAgctccccttctcctcctccacgCCCTCTCCTCACTCTCTCGCCACCTTCTCTCCTTCTACTACCTCCCCCGCCCTCGCCGTCGTCCCCAACCCCTTTTCCTTCGTTCTGCGCCTCACCTCCTCGCACCCAACCCTCTTGTCCCCTCTTTCCCGATGGGTTCCGTTCTCTGGCCCGCTCTTCCTCTCCTCGCCGCCGTGGAAGCTCTCGCAGTCGGCTACCCCTCTGTATTTGCGCGGAAAAGAAGCGATCTTTCCAAAAGATTTGCTCAAAGTTCGGAGCTTCCCGATCAGATTAGGATTCAGGTCGGTAGGGGAGGTTGGGAGAGGTGTTGGGGATGTGATCGGATGGAGGCAAGCGCCGAACGTTGACGGAGAGATTGGGAGGGTGGGGATTGGTGAGAGCTTCCTAAATTTGCCGAATTTGATCTCCCTCAGTAGGATGGTGTCTGGCCCTTTGATTGGGTG GATGATTATGAGTGAGTGGTATCTTCCTGCTTTTGGTGGTTTGGTCATCTCGGGGGCAACTGATTGG TTGGATGGGTTCCTTGCAAGAAAGATGGGTATTAATTCAGTGATTGGATCATATCTTGATCCCCTTGCTGATAAG GTTTTAATTGGATGTGTTGCAGTAGCTATGGTGGATAAGAACCTTCTACATC CTGGGCTTGTTGGCCTAGTGGTGTTAAGAGACATTGGTCTTGTCAGTGGTGCAATTTGCAAGCGAGCTTCTAGCTTGGGGTGGGAG TGGAGGAGTTGGTCCGATTTTATCAACGTTGATGCAACTCATCGAGAGAAGATGGAGCCCCTCTTTATAAGCAAG GTGAATACAGTTTTCCAATTGCTCTTAGTAGCCACTGCTCTTCTTCAACCAGAATTTGGTAGTGAAGAAACCCATCTGTATATAACATACTTGAG TTGTTTGGTAGCTTCAACAACGGTTGCATCTTCAATAGCTTATGGAGCACAACATCTTTGTAAGAGATCAGCTTCTGCCACAGAGAAATGGTGCAACAGGTCAAGCAGCAAGTCTTTATGA